From the genome of Nitrospira lenta, one region includes:
- a CDS encoding glutathione S-transferase N-terminal domain-containing protein: MALTLYHVDWCPDCEVVRDKLAELGVPYNGIIVPDIRPMRKQVHDVSGQYYVPVLTDGDTVLTETHDILAYLDQHYAKTSS; this comes from the coding sequence ATGGCGTTAACGCTCTATCATGTCGACTGGTGTCCTGACTGCGAAGTCGTCCGCGACAAGCTGGCGGAACTCGGGGTGCCCTACAACGGCATCATCGTTCCCGACATCCGCCCGATGCGGAAACAGGTCCATGACGTGTCAGGCCAATATTATGTGCCGGTGCTCACGGACGGAGACACCGTCCTGACCGAGACACACGACATCTTGGCCTACCTCGATCAGCACTATGCCAAGACATCCTCGTAG
- a CDS encoding KamA family radical SAM protein, translating to MEEWRRILAESIVKPKDLADRFGLDEKEIEAIVGPYPMRITPTVLGTMKAKGDAIWKQVVPEIAELDDIDAEDDPLEEDLMSPVPHLVHRYPDRVLLMVTNQCPIYCRFCTRKRLVGKPGFLKKGELDRAIAYLREHTEVRDVILSGGDPLLLPDYLLERIFKALRSIPHLELIRIGSRVPGTLPERITPKLCELVKKYHPIYMNLHFNHPDELTPAVKAACGMLADAGVPLGAQTVLLKGVNDDPEVMKRLVHQLLLARVKPYYLYQADLTKGTNHFRTSVETGLNIIKALQGHTSGMAVPHFVIDAPGGGGKIPLLPSDYLVHLDEDGAVLQNYESKTFRYPQPKSGSSRELPMVGARAGFDYEASENSYPDRDGFSSLGNSCGGDTDEL from the coding sequence GTGGAGGAATGGAGACGCATACTCGCTGAGAGCATCGTGAAGCCGAAAGATCTGGCTGACCGGTTCGGACTCGACGAGAAAGAAATAGAAGCCATCGTCGGTCCGTATCCCATGCGGATCACCCCGACCGTCCTCGGGACGATGAAGGCAAAAGGCGACGCCATCTGGAAACAGGTGGTCCCGGAGATCGCGGAGCTGGACGATATCGATGCGGAAGACGATCCGCTCGAAGAAGACCTGATGAGTCCGGTGCCCCACCTTGTCCACCGGTACCCCGACCGCGTCCTCCTCATGGTCACCAACCAATGTCCGATCTATTGCCGCTTTTGCACCAGAAAGCGGCTGGTAGGGAAGCCGGGCTTTCTGAAGAAGGGCGAACTGGATCGCGCTATCGCCTACCTGCGCGAACATACCGAGGTACGGGACGTCATTCTTTCAGGCGGCGATCCGTTGCTGCTGCCCGACTATCTCTTGGAACGCATTTTTAAAGCGTTGCGGTCCATCCCGCATCTGGAACTGATTCGCATCGGATCGCGAGTCCCCGGGACGCTGCCGGAACGGATTACACCGAAGTTGTGCGAACTCGTCAAAAAGTACCATCCGATTTATATGAACCTGCACTTCAACCACCCGGACGAACTCACGCCGGCCGTGAAAGCCGCCTGCGGCATGCTCGCGGATGCCGGTGTGCCGCTCGGAGCCCAGACCGTGCTGTTGAAAGGGGTCAACGATGACCCCGAGGTGATGAAGCGCCTGGTCCATCAACTGCTCCTAGCCCGGGTCAAGCCGTACTATCTCTATCAAGCGGATCTGACCAAGGGCACCAACCATTTCCGCACATCGGTTGAGACCGGCCTCAACATCATCAAGGCCCTTCAAGGTCACACCAGTGGGATGGCCGTTCCGCACTTTGTCATCGACGCGCCCGGCGGCGGAGGGAAAATCCCGCTCCTCCCCAGCGACTACCTGGTGCACCTGGATGAAGACGGTGCCGTGCTACAGAATTACGAGAGTAAAACGTTCCGCTATCCGCAACCGAAGTCCGGTAGCAGCCGCGAGTTGCCGATGGTCGGCGCACGGGCCGGCTTCGACTACGAGGCCAGCGAAAATAGCTACCCTGACCGCGACGGGTTCTCTTCGTTGGGCAACAGTTGCGGGGGAGATACAGACGAGCTGTGA